The following coding sequences are from one Acidimicrobiales bacterium window:
- a CDS encoding Cof-type HAD-IIB family hydrolase, with translation MAGEAEVPAKTAPGGGAGVAKGMVDGVSEGSAGSRGSASWSRVRVVATDLDGTLLDTAGEVTPRTTKAVAAAREAGIHVVPITGRPPQAMWHLAEQAGLGPYGVCSNGAALVDLDNRSVLESEPIAAHIAEGLVDLLRAEVPGIVLACDDLDYFIYERGFFPSPVDWDEEMYEVDDIRESVRAGCVKLVARSPGHSAPQLIEFLEDHLAEMAHVTTSGLDWVDIGAVHVSKAYALQRLCDRLGVHLSEVIAIGDNHNDLSVLAWAGTAMAPANAIPEVLAVAHHVLPANGEGGVAGLLEELARSRAD, from the coding sequence GTGGCTGGCGAGGCCGAGGTGCCTGCGAAGACGGCTCCCGGCGGTGGCGCCGGCGTGGCTAAAGGCATGGTTGACGGTGTGTCTGAGGGTTCGGCCGGATCACGGGGCTCGGCAAGCTGGTCTCGTGTGCGAGTCGTCGCAACCGATCTGGACGGGACCCTCCTGGACACCGCCGGCGAAGTAACCCCGCGCACCACGAAGGCGGTGGCCGCAGCCCGCGAGGCTGGAATCCATGTCGTTCCGATCACGGGGCGGCCCCCTCAGGCGATGTGGCATCTCGCCGAGCAGGCCGGTCTAGGCCCCTATGGGGTGTGTTCCAACGGCGCGGCGCTGGTCGACCTGGACAACCGGAGCGTCCTCGAGTCGGAGCCGATCGCCGCGCACATCGCGGAGGGGTTGGTCGATCTCCTTCGCGCTGAGGTGCCGGGCATCGTCCTTGCTTGCGACGACCTCGACTACTTCATCTACGAGAGGGGTTTCTTCCCCTCCCCCGTCGATTGGGACGAGGAGATGTACGAAGTGGACGACATTCGCGAGAGCGTTCGCGCTGGATGCGTGAAGCTCGTGGCCCGCTCGCCCGGTCATTCGGCTCCTCAGCTGATCGAGTTTCTCGAGGATCACCTGGCCGAGATGGCTCATGTCACCACCTCGGGTCTCGACTGGGTCGACATTGGGGCCGTCCATGTGTCGAAGGCCTACGCCCTGCAGAGGTTGTGCGACCGGCTGGGGGTCCACCTGAGCGAAGTCATCGCCATAGGTGACAACCACAACGATCTCTCGGTGCTCGCCTGGGCGGGCACGGCGATGGCCCCTGCCAACGCGATCCCCGAAGTGCTCGCCGTCGCCCATCATGTACTGCCAGCCAACGGCGAGGGGGGCGTGGCGGGCTTGCTCGAGGAGCTCGCCCGGTCACGGGCGGACTGA
- a CDS encoding DUF1015 domain-containing protein, which translates to MPRFEPFSGLRYSHSHIRSLDDVVCPPYDVISEPERLALEARSPNNIVRLELPSDDGEAGGDRYERAALLLDGWRDGGIVHRDPAPALYGYRMTYTDPSGIERSTVGVIGALGLEKPGSGILPHEETTPKAKSDRLDLLRATRANVSPIWGLSPAVGLSELLQPPPHPIDHTTDDDRVRHELWPIVDQERIAAITKTVESEPVLIADGHHRFETALNYRAERESAGLAGEDESFVMGLIVELSEEQLTVQAIHRLVSGLPADFNVEDFFGRWFDVTPTEPVDRTILSRMDDAGALAVLTRRGAWLIRPNPEVQAAATHDLDSSRLDVAIAAIRSPELVFQYGWDNAAAAVATGQADIAVLLRPPSVAQIAAISRGGVRMPPKTTFFWPKPRTGMVVRELIV; encoded by the coding sequence GTGCCCCGATTCGAACCCTTCAGCGGACTGCGCTACTCCCACTCTCACATCCGCTCTCTCGACGACGTCGTATGCCCTCCATACGACGTCATATCAGAGCCTGAACGTCTCGCCCTGGAGGCGCGAAGCCCAAACAACATCGTCCGTCTCGAACTGCCGTCCGACGACGGAGAAGCCGGTGGGGACCGCTACGAACGGGCGGCGCTGCTCCTGGACGGTTGGCGTGACGGTGGCATCGTCCATCGCGATCCGGCCCCGGCTCTCTACGGCTACCGGATGACGTACACGGATCCGTCGGGCATCGAGAGGTCGACCGTCGGGGTGATCGGCGCCCTGGGACTGGAGAAGCCCGGTTCGGGGATACTGCCGCACGAGGAGACGACCCCCAAGGCGAAGTCCGATCGGCTGGATCTTCTCCGAGCGACCCGGGCCAACGTGTCCCCCATCTGGGGGTTGTCTCCCGCAGTCGGCCTGAGCGAGTTGCTCCAGCCCCCGCCTCATCCGATCGATCACACGACCGACGACGATCGCGTGCGGCACGAGCTTTGGCCGATCGTCGACCAGGAGCGAATCGCAGCGATCACGAAAACGGTCGAGTCGGAGCCGGTTCTCATCGCCGATGGTCACCACCGTTTCGAGACAGCGCTCAACTACCGAGCGGAGCGAGAATCAGCCGGCCTCGCCGGCGAGGACGAATCGTTCGTCATGGGACTCATCGTCGAGCTGTCCGAGGAACAGTTGACCGTTCAGGCGATCCACCGCTTGGTGTCCGGATTGCCGGCGGATTTCAACGTCGAGGACTTCTTTGGTCGATGGTTCGACGTGACACCGACCGAACCAGTCGATCGCACGATCCTGAGCCGGATGGACGATGCGGGCGCGCTGGCGGTTCTCACGCGTAGAGGTGCGTGGCTTATTCGCCCGAACCCAGAGGTTCAGGCGGCGGCCACTCACGACCTGGACAGCAGCCGCCTCGACGTTGCCATCGCAGCGATCCGCTCGCCAGAGCTGGTCTTTCAGTACGGCTGGGACAACGCCGCAGCTGCGGTCGCAACCGGCCAGGCCGACATCGCAGTCCTCCTGAGGCCGCCCTCTGTCGCGCAGATCGCAGCTATCAGCCGGGGCGGCGTGCGGATGCCGCCCAAGACCACTTTCTTTTGGCCGAAACCCAGGACGGGGATGGTCGTCAGAGAACTGATTGTCTGA
- a CDS encoding TlyA family RNA methyltransferase codes for MDTELVRRGLAPSRTSAVELIARGVVLVSGSIADRPSRLVSPAEPVLLAETGPQYVSRGGDKLAPALEHFRIDVKGARALDAGASTGGFTDCLLQKGASSVVALDVGRGQLHETLRDNPRVTVLERTDVRRVSPASLGGRFDVVTADLSFISLRTVAAALAELARPGGALIVLVKPQFEVGRREAAKGKGVVRDPHLWRQSVAEVIAAFDRAGATMMGVMVSPLHGADGNAEFLVHLTVGSQASEPDTHREELIDSAVAAAESGLEARS; via the coding sequence CTGGACACCGAACTGGTCCGCCGGGGACTCGCCCCGAGCCGCACTAGCGCCGTAGAGCTGATCGCTCGCGGGGTAGTTCTGGTCTCGGGCTCGATCGCCGATCGTCCCTCCCGCCTGGTATCCCCAGCGGAGCCAGTCCTGCTGGCCGAAACGGGACCGCAATACGTAAGCCGCGGGGGTGACAAGCTCGCTCCAGCCCTAGAACATTTCCGCATCGACGTGAAGGGCGCTCGTGCACTGGACGCGGGAGCGTCAACCGGCGGCTTCACCGATTGCCTCCTGCAAAAGGGCGCCTCGTCGGTCGTCGCGCTCGACGTCGGCCGCGGCCAACTGCACGAGACCCTTCGTGATAACCCGCGTGTCACCGTCCTCGAGAGGACCGATGTCCGACGTGTGTCGCCTGCGTCCCTTGGGGGTCGGTTCGACGTCGTCACGGCCGATCTCTCATTCATCTCCTTGCGAACCGTCGCGGCCGCGCTCGCAGAACTGGCGCGTCCAGGCGGCGCGTTGATCGTTCTGGTGAAGCCGCAGTTCGAGGTGGGCAGGCGGGAGGCGGCCAAGGGGAAGGGGGTGGTCCGGGACCCTCATTTGTGGCGCCAATCGGTCGCTGAAGTGATAGCCGCGTTCGACCGAGCAGGAGCGACCATGATGGGGGTCATGGTTTCTCCGCTGCACGGGGCCGACGGCAACGCCGAATTCCTCGTGCATCTCACCGTAGGGAGTCAGGCCTCCGAGCCGGACACCCATCGCGAGGAACTCATCGACTCGGCCGTCGCAGCTGCCGAGTCCGGTCTCGAGGCTCGATCCTGA
- a CDS encoding 2-oxoacid:acceptor oxidoreductase subunit alpha: protein MADTAARDRPVVDLDRAVIRFAGDSGDGMQLTGDRFTTSSALFGNDLSTLPDFPAEIRAPAGTLAGVSAFQVHISDHDILTPGDHPSVLVAMNPAALKANISDVTPAGTIIVNSDAFDDRALTKAGYATNPLNDGSLADYTIYEVPMTNLTMEAVKPSGTKPRDAERSKNFFALGLISWLYTRPVEPTLKWIEERFAKTPMVGEANTLAFKAGWNFGETAELFPNIYEVKPAIHETGTYTNISGNTALAWGLVAAGQLAKLPLFLGSYPITPASDILHELSKHKNFGVRTFQAEDEIAGIGAALGASYAGSLGITTTSGPGIDLKTETIGLAVSLELPLLVIDIQRGGPSTGLPTKTEQADLLQAMFGRHGEAPVPIVAPATPGECFYMAIEAARIAVKYRTPVFLLSDGYLANGAEPWPVPDVDSLPDISVDFATETNHVAEDGTEEFWPYIRDASTLARPWAIPGTPGLAHRIGGLEKADGSGYVSYDPANHELMTKLRAAKVSGIASDIHLAEVDDPDGSAEVLVVGWGSTFGAIQAGLRRVRAQGREVAHLHIRHLNPFPANIGEIVGRYRKILVPEMNLGQLVKLLRADFLVDAKGLNKTQGKPFKAEEIEAAVLDLFLERS, encoded by the coding sequence ATGGCTGACACCGCTGCACGTGACCGTCCAGTGGTCGATCTCGACCGCGCGGTCATCCGTTTCGCCGGGGATAGCGGCGACGGGATGCAGCTCACCGGGGACCGGTTCACGACCTCCTCTGCGCTGTTCGGAAACGACCTGTCGACCCTGCCCGATTTCCCGGCGGAGATCCGAGCGCCTGCCGGCACTCTCGCCGGCGTTTCGGCGTTCCAGGTTCACATCTCCGACCACGACATCCTCACGCCTGGTGACCACCCGAGCGTGCTGGTCGCCATGAACCCGGCGGCTCTGAAGGCGAACATCTCCGACGTCACCCCGGCCGGGACGATCATCGTCAACAGCGACGCCTTTGACGATCGCGCCCTCACCAAGGCCGGGTACGCCACCAACCCGCTCAACGACGGCAGCCTCGCGGACTACACCATCTACGAAGTGCCGATGACCAATCTCACTATGGAGGCAGTCAAGCCTTCCGGCACGAAGCCCCGCGACGCGGAGCGTTCCAAGAACTTCTTCGCGCTCGGACTCATCAGCTGGCTTTACACCCGCCCGGTCGAGCCGACCCTTAAGTGGATTGAGGAACGGTTCGCCAAAACGCCCATGGTCGGTGAAGCCAACACGCTTGCATTCAAAGCCGGGTGGAACTTCGGCGAGACGGCGGAGCTTTTTCCCAACATCTACGAAGTCAAGCCGGCGATCCACGAGACGGGCACGTACACCAATATCTCCGGCAATACCGCGCTCGCGTGGGGCCTGGTGGCAGCCGGTCAGCTTGCGAAGCTGCCGCTCTTCTTGGGGAGCTACCCGATCACCCCCGCGTCGGACATCTTGCACGAGTTGTCCAAGCACAAGAACTTCGGGGTGCGCACGTTCCAGGCCGAAGACGAGATCGCCGGAATCGGCGCGGCTTTGGGCGCGTCGTACGCCGGCTCACTCGGGATCACGACGACGAGCGGTCCGGGTATCGACCTCAAAACCGAGACCATCGGTCTCGCGGTGAGCCTCGAGTTGCCGCTTCTGGTCATCGACATCCAGCGAGGTGGTCCCTCCACCGGGCTTCCGACCAAGACCGAGCAGGCCGATCTGTTGCAAGCGATGTTCGGCCGCCACGGCGAAGCGCCGGTTCCGATCGTCGCCCCGGCGACGCCGGGGGAATGCTTCTACATGGCGATCGAAGCCGCTCGCATTGCTGTCAAGTACCGCACCCCGGTCTTCTTGTTGTCGGACGGCTATCTGGCCAACGGCGCCGAGCCGTGGCCGGTTCCGGACGTCGACTCGCTGCCCGACATCAGCGTCGACTTCGCCACCGAGACGAACCACGTCGCCGAGGACGGCACCGAAGAGTTTTGGCCGTATATCCGTGATGCGAGCACGCTTGCTCGGCCGTGGGCCATCCCTGGAACGCCGGGGCTTGCTCATCGAATAGGTGGCCTAGAGAAGGCGGACGGGTCAGGTTACGTGTCGTACGACCCGGCCAATCACGAGCTGATGACCAAGCTGCGCGCGGCCAAGGTCTCTGGGATCGCGTCCGACATTCATCTCGCTGAAGTCGATGACCCCGATGGCAGTGCGGAGGTCCTGGTGGTCGGCTGGGGGTCGACATTTGGCGCGATCCAGGCTGGTTTGCGACGAGTCCGGGCGCAGGGTCGTGAGGTTGCGCATCTGCACATCCGCCACCTCAACCCCTTCCCCGCGAACATCGGCGAGATCGTCGGGAGGTACCGGAAGATCCTCGTTCCCGAGATGAACCTCGGCCAGTTGGTAAAGCTCCTGCGAGCCGATTTCCTCGTCGACGCCAAAGGACTCAACAAGACGCAAGGTAAACCGTTCAAGGCCGAGGAGATCGAAGCAGCGGTCCTCGATCTTTTCCTCGAGCGGTCCTGA
- a CDS encoding single-stranded DNA-binding protein, protein MLNVVVLIGALARPAQDVELPSGSRLLSLEVTVRRESGPAETVPVAWFDAPAWATSLDAGTEVIVYGRVRRRFFRSGGSTQSRTEVVASKVARASASSRLRSLIGDAMTALEGATGESTEPSDPVRTDRW, encoded by the coding sequence ATGCTCAACGTTGTCGTATTGATCGGCGCGCTCGCGCGCCCCGCACAGGACGTGGAACTCCCGTCAGGAAGCCGCCTGCTTTCGCTTGAAGTGACCGTCCGGAGGGAGTCGGGCCCCGCAGAGACGGTGCCTGTCGCCTGGTTCGATGCCCCGGCGTGGGCCACATCTCTCGACGCCGGCACCGAAGTAATCGTCTACGGGCGCGTCCGCCGGCGCTTCTTCCGGTCGGGAGGCTCGACCCAGAGCCGCACCGAGGTCGTCGCGTCGAAAGTCGCCCGGGCTTCAGCGTCGAGCCGGTTGCGTTCATTGATCGGCGACGCCATGACCGCACTGGAGGGGGCTACTGGGGAGTCGACGGAGCCGTCCGACCCGGTTCGCACGGACCGGTGGTGA
- a CDS encoding tetratricopeptide repeat protein, translating into MDELAATAGPLKGPKLASRIADATYAYEKERYQEARRILRQLVEDAPDSAAVRELNGLVLYRTGQWAAAAKELERYRELSGSYDQHPVLADCYRALRRYEEADELWNDLREASPSGDLVAEGRIVAAGSRADQGDLTGAINLLEKALRRVNRPQERHLRQWYALADLYERAGDLPKARDLFNRVASADPDAFDVKARLRALR; encoded by the coding sequence GTGGACGAGCTCGCAGCAACCGCAGGTCCGCTGAAGGGACCAAAGCTTGCCAGCCGCATCGCCGACGCCACGTACGCGTACGAGAAGGAGCGCTACCAAGAAGCTCGCCGCATCCTGCGCCAGCTAGTCGAGGACGCCCCGGATTCGGCCGCGGTCAGGGAGCTCAACGGTCTGGTGCTCTACCGGACCGGGCAGTGGGCCGCTGCCGCCAAGGAGCTCGAGCGGTACCGGGAGCTGTCCGGCTCTTACGACCAGCATCCGGTTCTGGCCGACTGCTATCGAGCCTTGCGGCGTTACGAGGAAGCCGACGAGCTGTGGAACGACCTCCGCGAGGCCTCTCCGTCGGGCGACCTGGTTGCTGAAGGAAGAATCGTTGCCGCGGGATCGCGCGCGGATCAGGGCGACCTCACCGGTGCGATCAATCTTCTCGAGAAAGCGCTTCGCCGGGTCAACCGGCCGCAGGAACGCCACCTCAGGCAGTGGTACGCCCTCGCAGACCTGTACGAGCGGGCCGGTGACCTTCCCAAGGCCAGGGACCTGTTCAACCGGGTCGCATCGGCAGACCCCGACGCGTTCGATGTGAAAGCACGCCTCCGCGCGCTCCGCTGA
- the egtB gene encoding ergothioneine biosynthesis protein EgtB — translation MPVTPSTSSPALAVRLTPADLEKALADDVRRGLSAPPRRIPPRWLYDSVGSQLFERITDIPEYYPTRAEREILQTYAGEIAERCGAATLIELGPGSSDKTHALVDALIETGTLRRYVGFDVSESALKETLDALNESYPTIQISGVVGDFNRDLDLLPEDGPRLVALMGGTIGNLDPAGRSAFLHAVAGKLQPGEGLLLGVDLVKDPARLVAAYDDPEGVTADFEKNVLSVLNRSLNADFDLDEFEYVARWDAAKHEVHMALRSKDAQQVHIGALDLTLDLAEGEEIHTESSYKFLRESIVDDLSAAGFVSMGWWTDACADFAVILAQRTSVGRRTPMPTAAAPAVSPPAADLDGYRVIRAVTEALAAPLSPEDQTVQTIPDVSPTKWHRAHVTWFFEQFVLMPHRPGYAPVDDRYLYLWNSYYEGAGPRHPRAERGNLGRPGVGEVTAYRDTIDEAMADLLCQDLPEQVLALVELGLHHEQQHQELLLMDIKHVLGTNPLRPAYRFTRPPSGAAPGEDTWTAHEGGLVEIGADLGEGFGFDNESPRHRAYLEPFELADRLVTVGEWLAFIDDGGYQRPELWLSDGWAALQLPPVPQGSGFEARAPLYWWREGGTWWTYTLYGAAPVDPALPVTHISYYEADAYARWAGARLPTETEWEAVAASQPGPSQLAVALHPESAGRGQGMRQLYGAAWQWTSSAYLPYPGFVPAPGSVGEYNGKFMVGQQVLRGGAAITPPGHTRATYRNFFPPGAKWAMTGVRLAR, via the coding sequence ATGCCGGTGACTCCGTCAACAAGCTCCCCCGCGCTTGCCGTCAGGCTGACGCCCGCCGACTTGGAGAAGGCGCTCGCCGACGATGTCCGGCGGGGGCTCAGCGCCCCACCCAGGCGCATCCCGCCGAGGTGGTTGTACGACTCCGTCGGCTCGCAACTATTCGAGCGGATCACCGATATCCCTGAGTACTACCCGACGCGAGCCGAGCGGGAAATCCTCCAAACCTATGCGGGCGAGATCGCCGAGCGGTGCGGCGCGGCGACACTGATCGAACTCGGCCCGGGCAGCTCCGACAAGACACACGCGCTGGTCGACGCTCTCATCGAGACCGGCACACTCAGGCGGTACGTCGGATTCGACGTTTCCGAATCGGCCCTCAAGGAAACCTTGGACGCCCTGAACGAGTCATACCCGACGATTCAGATCAGCGGCGTGGTTGGCGACTTCAACCGAGACCTCGACCTGCTCCCCGAAGACGGCCCGCGCCTCGTGGCTCTGATGGGCGGCACGATCGGAAACCTCGACCCGGCGGGACGCTCGGCCTTCCTCCACGCGGTTGCTGGGAAACTCCAACCCGGCGAAGGCCTGCTGCTCGGCGTGGATCTCGTAAAGGATCCCGCGCGTCTGGTTGCCGCCTACGACGACCCCGAAGGTGTAACAGCGGATTTCGAGAAGAACGTGCTCTCGGTTCTGAACCGATCCCTCAACGCCGACTTCGACCTCGACGAATTCGAGTACGTCGCGCGATGGGACGCGGCGAAACACGAAGTGCACATGGCGTTGCGGTCGAAGGATGCTCAACAGGTCCATATCGGTGCGCTGGACTTAACACTCGACCTCGCCGAAGGCGAGGAGATACACACCGAGAGCAGTTACAAGTTCCTGCGCGAGTCGATTGTCGACGATCTCTCGGCAGCTGGCTTCGTGTCGATGGGATGGTGGACCGACGCGTGCGCGGACTTCGCGGTCATCCTCGCGCAGCGAACCTCGGTCGGGCGCCGGACGCCGATGCCGACGGCCGCTGCGCCCGCCGTTTCGCCGCCGGCCGCCGATCTCGACGGGTACCGGGTTATCCGGGCCGTGACGGAGGCGCTCGCCGCGCCGCTGTCACCAGAGGATCAGACCGTCCAGACGATTCCAGATGTCAGCCCAACCAAGTGGCACCGCGCACATGTGACTTGGTTCTTCGAGCAGTTCGTTCTGATGCCGCACAGGCCCGGCTACGCGCCGGTGGACGATCGCTATCTCTACCTGTGGAACTCCTACTACGAAGGCGCCGGCCCACGACATCCTCGAGCGGAACGGGGCAACTTGGGCCGTCCCGGAGTCGGCGAAGTCACCGCCTACCGCGACACCATCGATGAGGCGATGGCGGACCTGCTCTGTCAAGACCTTCCCGAGCAGGTACTTGCCCTCGTCGAGTTGGGCCTGCACCACGAGCAGCAGCACCAGGAACTGTTGCTGATGGACATCAAGCACGTCCTCGGCACCAATCCGCTGCGACCCGCCTACAGATTCACCAGGCCGCCGTCAGGGGCAGCGCCGGGCGAGGACACCTGGACCGCCCATGAAGGTGGACTGGTCGAGATCGGGGCAGACCTCGGTGAGGGTTTCGGTTTTGACAACGAAAGCCCCCGGCACCGCGCATATCTCGAGCCGTTCGAGCTCGCGGACCGGCTGGTAACCGTTGGCGAATGGCTGGCCTTCATCGACGACGGCGGATACCAAAGACCCGAGTTGTGGCTCTCCGACGGTTGGGCTGCTCTACAGCTTCCCCCCGTCCCACAGGGATCCGGCTTCGAGGCCCGAGCGCCCCTGTACTGGTGGCGTGAAGGGGGGACCTGGTGGACCTACACCCTGTACGGCGCCGCCCCAGTCGACCCCGCGCTGCCAGTCACTCACATCAGCTATTACGAAGCCGACGCTTACGCCAGGTGGGCCGGAGCGAGGCTGCCGACCGAGACTGAGTGGGAAGCGGTCGCGGCGAGCCAACCGGGACCTTCGCAATTGGCTGTCGCCTTGCACCCCGAAAGCGCCGGCCGCGGCCAAGGCATGCGTCAGTTATACGGAGCGGCGTGGCAGTGGACTTCGAGCGCCTATCTGCCCTATCCGGGCTTCGTACCCGCCCCGGGGTCGGTAGGCGAGTACAACGGGAAGTTCATGGTTGGCCAGCAGGTGCTTCGGGGGGGAGCCGCGATAACCCCGCCGGGCCATACTCGGGCCACGTACAGGAACTTCTTCCCGCCGGGAGCGAAGTGGGCGATGACCGGCGTCCGTCTCGCCAGGTAG
- a CDS encoding NAD(+)/NADH kinase has translation MALIGFVPHPQREGATELASETSSWLKRQGHEAVVLDGVYGSDEPGEESPIADKLDLAVSLGGDGTMLRTVDLVSQEGVPVLGVNLGHLGYLTAVEPEDLKPALSRFLAGDYLVESRMTLDVSLTDDGEGTTSVLHRSALNDLVMQRVSGGHTVRAAVVVNGTPFLTFLADSIILATPTGSTAYNLSARGPIASPRARVQILTPVAPHMLFDRSLILDSDDEVSIALEGAYPADLVIDGWKAATLNPGQTLISRKGGRDALLVTFGERDFHDILKRKFNLATP, from the coding sequence GTGGCGTTGATCGGTTTCGTGCCCCATCCACAGCGGGAGGGCGCGACAGAACTCGCCAGTGAAACATCCTCATGGTTGAAGCGCCAGGGTCACGAAGCTGTCGTCCTCGACGGTGTCTACGGATCCGATGAACCGGGCGAAGAGTCACCGATCGCGGACAAACTGGACCTGGCGGTGAGCCTCGGCGGGGACGGGACGATGCTACGAACCGTCGACCTGGTCAGCCAGGAGGGCGTGCCCGTCCTTGGGGTCAACTTGGGCCATCTCGGATACTTGACGGCCGTGGAGCCCGAGGACCTAAAGCCCGCACTCAGCAGGTTTCTCGCCGGCGATTATCTCGTTGAGTCGCGAATGACTCTGGACGTCTCGCTGACCGACGACGGGGAAGGCACAACCAGCGTTCTTCACCGGAGCGCTCTCAACGACCTGGTGATGCAGCGCGTCAGCGGCGGTCATACCGTTCGTGCTGCAGTCGTGGTGAACGGCACTCCCTTCCTCACCTTTCTTGCCGACTCGATCATCCTCGCCACCCCCACGGGGTCCACTGCGTACAACCTTTCCGCTAGGGGTCCCATCGCCTCCCCTCGGGCGAGAGTCCAGATCCTCACTCCGGTGGCTCCGCACATGCTTTTCGACCGATCATTGATCCTGGACTCCGACGACGAGGTGTCGATCGCGCTCGAGGGTGCGTATCCCGCCGATCTGGTCATAGATGGCTGGAAAGCTGCGACCCTCAATCCAGGACAAACTCTGATTTCGCGGAAGGGCGGACGGGACGCACTGCTGGTCACATTCGGCGAGCGGGACTTCCACGACATCCTCAAGCGCAAGTTCAACCTCGCAACCCCCTGA
- a CDS encoding HAD-IIA family hydrolase yields the protein MLWVLDLDGVVWLAGTPIPGSAGAIKRLRLSGERIAFVTNNSTPLLSEHVKRLALAGVEAQPAEVVSSAQAAASLLEPGSRATCVGGEGLREALELGRVQVVPPDDQPDAVVVGRTMTLDFKPLSDAASAIRSGARFIATNTDATFPTPHGLEPGAGALVALLEVASGQKAETAGKPGKPMAELLKARFGDAGLVVGDRPDTDGLFARRLGADFALVLSGVTRASDLPVDPEPDLVEKDLETVVRSRVG from the coding sequence ATGCTCTGGGTTCTCGACCTCGACGGAGTCGTTTGGCTGGCGGGAACACCGATTCCCGGTTCGGCCGGGGCGATCAAGCGTCTTCGGCTCTCCGGCGAGCGGATCGCGTTCGTAACCAATAATTCGACACCGCTGCTCTCCGAGCACGTAAAGCGGCTGGCTCTCGCCGGAGTAGAGGCCCAACCAGCCGAGGTGGTGTCATCGGCACAAGCGGCCGCGTCGTTGCTCGAGCCCGGCAGCCGGGCCACTTGTGTTGGAGGGGAAGGCCTCAGGGAGGCCCTGGAGCTCGGGCGAGTCCAGGTGGTGCCGCCGGACGATCAGCCCGATGCGGTAGTGGTAGGACGAACAATGACTCTCGACTTCAAGCCATTGTCCGACGCAGCTTCCGCGATCAGATCCGGGGCCCGATTCATCGCGACGAATACGGACGCGACTTTTCCGACGCCGCACGGTCTCGAGCCTGGAGCTGGAGCATTGGTTGCCCTCTTGGAGGTGGCTTCGGGCCAGAAGGCGGAGACCGCGGGAAAGCCGGGAAAGCCGATGGCCGAGTTGCTGAAGGCCCGGTTCGGGGACGCCGGCCTCGTCGTCGGAGATCGGCCGGATACCGATGGTCTATTCGCGCGTCGACTCGGCGCCGACTTCGCTCTCGTGCTCAGCGGGGTGACCAGAGCTTCGGATCTCCCCGTCGATCCCGAGCCGGACCTGGTCGAGAAGGACCTGGAGACCGTTGTCCGCTCTCGGGTGGGTTGA
- a CDS encoding 2-oxoacid:ferredoxin oxidoreductase subunit beta, translated as MTDVAVPVTTKKDWTSDQEVRWCPGCGDYSILTAVQMLMPDLGAKREDTVFVSGIGCSSRFPYYMNTYGVHSIHGRAPAFATGIAVSRPDLHVWVITGDGDALSIGGNHLLHALRRNVNLTIILFNNQIYGLTKGQYSPTSEAGKVTKSTPFGSLDHPYNPVSLALGAEASFVARTHDMERKHMMETFRRAYEHQGAALVEVYQNCNVFNDGAFEQILSKDARPQMLIPLEHGKPVRFGPEGEHGVVMEDGAARVVNVADVGEDGLLVHDERRDDPSLAFALSRLSTGPTMPTPIGVFRAVERPHYGELVDQQLVAAAQNKGPGDLAKLLTSGSTWKVG; from the coding sequence ATGACAGACGTAGCAGTGCCGGTGACAACGAAAAAGGACTGGACCAGCGACCAGGAAGTCCGCTGGTGTCCCGGCTGCGGCGACTATTCGATACTCACTGCGGTGCAGATGCTCATGCCCGACCTCGGCGCGAAGCGGGAGGACACCGTGTTCGTGTCGGGAATAGGGTGCAGCTCGCGTTTTCCGTACTACATGAACACGTACGGGGTTCACTCGATTCACGGGCGGGCCCCCGCCTTCGCGACTGGCATCGCGGTGAGCAGGCCGGACCTGCACGTGTGGGTCATCACCGGTGATGGCGACGCCCTTTCGATCGGCGGCAATCACCTTCTGCATGCGCTCCGCCGGAACGTCAACCTGACGATCATCTTGTTCAACAACCAGATCTACGGACTCACTAAGGGCCAGTACTCACCGACGTCCGAGGCCGGCAAGGTCACCAAATCGACGCCGTTCGGGTCGCTCGACCATCCATACAACCCGGTGTCCCTGGCGTTGGGGGCGGAGGCCAGCTTCGTTGCGCGCACTCACGACATGGAGCGCAAGCACATGATGGAAACGTTCCGGCGCGCGTACGAACACCAGGGCGCAGCACTTGTCGAGGTGTATCAGAACTGCAATGTTTTCAACGACGGGGCCTTCGAACAGATCCTTTCCAAGGACGCACGGCCACAGATGCTCATACCACTCGAGCACGGCAAACCGGTTCGCTTCGGTCCGGAAGGAGAGCATGGTGTGGTCATGGAGGACGGCGCCGCGCGCGTCGTCAATGTCGCCGACGTAGGCGAGGACGGGTTGCTCGTCCACGACGAGCGCAGGGACGACCCGAGCCTCGCCTTCGCGCTGTCCCGGCTGTCGACAGGCCCGACTATGCCGACGCCGATCGGTGTTTTCCGGGCCGTTGAGCGACCCCATTACGGGGAATTGGTGGACCAGCAGCTGGTTGCGGCCGCCCAGAACAAGGGACCCGGCGACCTGGCCAAATTGCTGACGTCGGGCTCGACCTGGAAGGTTGGCTGA